Below is a genomic region from Dechloromonas denitrificans.
GAACCTGGTTGATCGCCTGGCCAGCGAAGTCCTGCCGCAAAACAAGATTGTCCAGTTCATGGCCACCACGATCTGCATGTGCTCGACGATGCAGCGCATCGACCCGCAACACCTGGCCTGGACACTGGAAAACCTGGCAGAAGGCAAGATTGTGAATGCCATCAAGGTTCCCGAGCACGAGGCCAAACTGGCCAGGCTGGCACTTGACCGGATGCTGGCCATTTCCTGAGCAAAAAAGACCAAGCCCTTTGTCCGACAAGCATTTCCGGGACAAGGGCCTGGTCTTGAAAAGCGAGGGAGAGCATTGCCGACACAGCATTTTTACGGTTTAATACCCTATTGTCATAAAGCCCTCGCAACTTGTTTCTCGCTCGTATCCTTCTGTTTTTTGCCACGCTGACGGCTGCCGTATGCGCCGAAGCCACGCCGGCTGTCGCGCTTTACTACGGTCAACAAGCGCCGCTCAGCGATTTTCGCGCCTTTGACATTGTCGTTGTCGAACCGGATCACGGACATGACCCGAAGCGCTACGCTCGCCCGGACAGCGCCTTGTACGCCTACGTTTCGGTCGCCGAAGTCCAGGCCAGCCGGCCCTACTACAAGGCCATCCCTGAAACCTGGAAAATGGCCCGGAACGGTGACTGGAACTCGGTCGTCATTGACCAGACACCAACCGAATGGCCCGAGTTCTTTGCCGAACAGGTGGTTGCCCCGCTCTGGGCGCGAGGCTATCGCGGATTCTTCCTCGACACGCTCGACTCTTACCGATTGGCCAGAAAGTTCGATGAAGCCGCCCAGCAGGCCGGCCTGGTTCGGGTTATCGAAACATTGCACAAACGCTTTCCGGGCATACAACTGATTCTGAACCGGGGTTTCGAGATCGTGCCGAAAGTCCGCGACAAAATCCGCATGGTCGCTGCCGAGTCGATTTTTCAGGGCTGGAATGCCTCCAACCAGCGTTACGAACCAGTCAAGGCGGCCGACCGGGAGTGGTTGCTGACGCAATTGCAGACCATTCGCCAGCGCGACGGCCTGGACATTCTGGCCATCGACTACGTCGCCCCCCACGACCGTGCGCTTAGCCGCGAAACAGCCGAACGCATCAAGGCGCTCGGGTTTATTCCCTGGGTGACCGACAGCAACCTTGAAAGTGTCGGGATTGGCGCAATCGAAGCCGTTCCACGCCGCATTGCGATGATTTACGACAGTGCCGAGTCACCAGCGCTTAACTACGCCAATGCGCATCGCTTCCTGCAAATGCCAATCAACCATCTTGGCTACATCGTCGACTATGTCGATGCTCGCAAGCCACTGCCTGAGCAGATTCGGCCAGATCGCTACGCCGGCATAGTCACCTGGATATCCGGACAGCTCCCAGACACCCAAGGTCGAGCCCTGTCCCGCTGGCTGCTCAACCGCATCGATGCTGGCTTGAGGCTGGCCATCATTGGAGATTTCGGTTTTCCTGTCGAGCCGTCGCTTGCCAGCCGTCTTGGCCTGAAACTGCAATCAGGAAGCGTCTCAGGCACGCTCGGCATTGTCCGCCAGCACCCGATGCTTGGTTTCGAGGCAAAGCCCTTGCCCAATCGAACCGGACTGCCCCCCATCCGCCTGGCCGACAAGCAGGCTGAAGCATTGATCGAACTGCAAGATGCCAAACAGCAAATTTTCACAGGCGGCGCACTGACTCGCTGGGGTGGTTTCATTCTCGATCCGTTCGCCCTGATCGAAGTTCCTGGCACCGAACAGGCACGCTGGGTCATCGACCCCTTCCGTTTCTTGCAGGAAAGCCTGCACCTGCCAGCTTTACCGGCGCCGGATGTCACTACGGAAAATGGCCGACGCCTATTTTTCTCGCACATCGACGGCGACGGTTTTCCATCGCTGGCCGAATTCCCGGGCAGCCCGCCGGCCGCAGAGGTTTTGCTCAAGGAAATTCTGGAAAAATATCGCATTCCGACCACGGTCTCGGTCATCGAATCGGAAGTCTCGCCCGAAGGGCTGCATCCGAAGCAAAGCCCACAACTGGAAGACATTGCCCGGCGCATGTTCCGGCTGCCCCACGTCGAGATCGCCAGCCACACATTTGCCCACCCGTTTCTCTGGGACCACAGCGTCAAGCACGGCATATTCAAGGATGGCAAGGAGGAGTACTACCATCTGAATGTACCCGGCTACCGATTCGACCTTAACCGGGAAATCGTCGGCTCGATGAACTACATCCGCCAGCGCCTGGCACCACCGGACAAGCCGGTACGCATCCTGCTCTGGTCCGGCGATACCGCCCCCGGCGCAGACGCACTGGAAATTACCGAACGCTCGGGTTTCCTCAACATGAATGGCGGCGACACTTCGATCACCCGGAGCAATCCGTCACTGACCGCTGTCGGCGCCCTTGGCATCCAGAAAAATGGTTATCTGCAGGTCTACGCACCGATCACCAACGAAAACATCTACACCAATCTCTGGCGCGGCCCCTACTATGGTTTCGAGCGGGTGACCGAAAGTTTCGAGATGACCGAAAGTCCGCGTCGCCTGAAGCCGGTCAATATCTACTATCACACCTATTCAGCCAGCAAGCCGGCCGGCGTCAAAGCCTTGCATCGCGCATTTGCCTGGACGCAGACACAGTTGTTGCACCCGGTTTTTGCCTCCGAATACATCGCCAAAGTCCAGGATTTCCATACCCTGGCCGTCGCCCGTGAGGCACAGGGCTGGCGGGTTCGGGGCGATGGCCGCTTGCGCACGCTGCGCCTGCCGACGGACATGTTTCCCGACATGGCAGCAGCACAAGGCGTCGCCGGCCACACGCCTGGCCGCGATGGCAACTACCTTCATCTGACGGACAGTTCAGCCTGGTTCGCCAGTCGCAACACGCCGGACAAACAGCCTTATTTATTCGATGCCAATGGCCGGATCAGTCACTGGCAAAAAACACCCGGCCCAGGGAAACTGCGCCTGAGTTTTCAACTGAACGCCCATCAAGCACTCGACTTCCGACTGGCCAATGTCACGGCCTGCCGTATTGAAATCAACGGGAAATCCGTCACGCCAGACCGCACAGAAACCCTGGCGACCATTCCTGTCTCCCGCTTCCGGCTCAAAGATGCTGCTGCCAAGATCGAAATTAGCTGCGCAGCGCCCTGACCGCCCCTATCTCGCGCCACTCTGGCTGCTGCTCCTGCTCGGCGGGCTGATCGCGCTCGCCCTGATCATCATCTATCCGCAAAAGAATCTGGTCGAGCGGGTCAGCCAGGCGCCGGACAGCGAACTGAGCCGCGATTACCTGCTCAACCTGCTGCGGACCGACCCCAACAACCCCAAGCTTCGCCTCCTGCTCGCCCGGCAGGATTTGGCACGAGGCAACCTGAAGGCCTTGCGCGAGACCTTGCGTCCGGCGCTCAACGCCGGCGATCCCGAGCTGCATCGCGAAGCCCTGTGGCTGCTCTGGCTGGCCGGCGAACAGGAATATACCGCCGAGGTGCAGCAGGACCAGCGCAACGCACGTCGCAAGGAACTGGCCCGACAACTCAAGGCCCTGGCCAACGAAAACTGGCCCGACGAGCGGCTGGTTGAAATCGCCGGCAAAGCCTTTACCTTCGGAGAAAGCACGGCCGGCATCGCCCTGTTCGACCAACTGGCTCGGCGCAGCACAAACTCCGTCGCCACCGCCAACACCCTGATCGATGCAGCCCGTAGCGCCTTGGCCAATGGCAATTACCGGGGCAGCGCCGAGCTGTACTTGCTGGCCCGAAAAAAGACGACCAATGCGGCCCAGGCAAAACGCTGCTTTCTGAGCGCACTCGCCACCTTGCAATCGGGCAACCAGTTGAGCGATGCCCTGTTTGTTGCCGAACGCGACATCGGCGAGCTGGCCGATGACAGCGAAACGCTGTTCTACCTGACCAACCTGGCGCGCGCCGCCGGCCGCCCGGACATTGCCGACCGTTACGTACGCAAGCTGCTGCGCTTGAGCCTTTTGCGCCAGCTCGAACAAATACGCCTGGCCGCCGAGCACGGTGGCGCCCTGCCACAAAAAGCGGCTTTTCGGCCGGTAGACCGCAGCACGGACAATCCGGAACGGCAAGGGCCGCAAATTCCGTTCGACGACAAAACCTACACCCTGGGCTACGAGGTTTTTCTCGAAAACAGAAAACTGGACGATGCCTGGAAAGTTGCGGCATCCGCCGTTCGTCAGGTCCCGGAAAACCTGCTCTGGCGTGAGCGCCTGGCCCGGGTCGCCGAATGGACACAGCGCCCGGCCATGGCGCTCGACAACTGGCTGCATCTTGCCCGCCAGACCCAGCGCGACGATGCCTGGCAAGCCGTCCTGCGTCTTGCGCCGGGGCTGTTCAACGACGAAGCCCTGGTCGCCGGCCTGCAATACGAACTTGCCCGCCGCCCCTCGGACGCGAAGCTGCTGCGTGAAATCGTGGCCGCCTGGGAACGTCAGGGCGAGCCGAAAAAAGCAATCGCTTTCCTGGCTCAACTGAACCGCCAGCACGACTCACCGTTTGCCCTCGAAATGCAGGCTGATCTGTACGAGCGGGCAGGCGACCCCAAGGCCTCGCTGGAAACCTGGCAACGCCTGCTCGGCAAGCCTCAGCAGATCACTGCCCAGCGGGCCTTGCGGGCCGCCATTCAGGCGACACTCCTCGGCCACTACCGACAGGCTATCGACTGGCTCGACAAGGCCCGCACGCAGGATGGCGCCGACGCCGGACTGAATCGGGAATTCTGGCAACTACTGGCTCGACTGGCCGAATTCGAACAACGCGAAGGGCTCGCCGTCGATGCCTATACAAAGCTGACCGCAGGTCCGGATGCCGAAGAAGGCGACTTCGACACACTCCGCCAATTGCTGGCCGAAAGCTACCCGCTGGAAGCGGCCAAGGTGGCCGTCCTCGGTTGGCAGCGTTTCGGCCGGCCAGCAGCACTGCTGCAGGCACTCAATCTGTATGCCGGACAACAGCAATGGGCGGCAATGGGGGCTTTGCTGAAACAGCTCGATCCGGCCCCGAATGCAACACGGAACGCACTGGCGACTTTGCGCAAACAACCCGACTTCTTGCGCCTCTCGGCGCTTTACCACCAAAACAGCGGCCAGCTCGAACTGGCGCGCAAAGAGCTTTCTGCCGCCCTGCAGCTAGCCCCCGGCGTACGCGATATCCAGCAAAGCATGCTGTGGCTCCTGATCGACAGCAACGACGCGCCCGCACTACGCCGGCTGCTGGCCAGCCGCGAAAGCGAATTGCGGACGGAGAGTTCGCTGCACGACGCGCTGGCTGCGGCCTATCTCGCCTTGTCGCGCCCGAAAGTGGCCCTGGAGCGCTATCTGACGCCCCGCCTCGCAGCGCACCAGGATGATTTTCTCTGGCTGATGAATTATGCCGACGCGCTCGACCAGAACCAGCAAACCGACCGCGCCTGGCGCCTGCGCCGCCATCTGCTCAGCCAGGAATGGCAAGCCGCGCAGCCCGCGGCAAATGGCGCGGTCGACGCCAGAAACAAGGCAATTTCAACCCGTCGGACATGGCTGGACAATGACCAGGTCGACGCCACCCGCCGGCTCGCCCGCGCCCGCTTGCTGATCACCCAGCGCGACGGCGACACCGGGCTCGATGCGCTGCGCGAGTTGCTCCGCCTCGACCGCGGAGCCGAACAAAACTACTCGAACGCAGCCGTCGAAAGCATTCTCGGCTGGTTGCAGAATGCCGGCGAGTACAACGCCGAACGCGGCCATCTCTGGCAACAATATTCACGCAGCCTGAGCAAGCCGGCGAACCGGCCGCTGTGGGCTGAAATCTCGGTCGCGCTGGCCCATGATGACGGCGCAGCCCTCGGCCAGATGCTGGACGAGGCCGGCGAGCGCCTGCCGCGCTATGACCGGATCAACGCCGCCCGCCGGATTGGTGACCTGCGCAGCGCCCAGAGCGACGCATTCGACACGCAAGACCAGCAAAGCGACGACGATCCCTTGCACATGCAATTGACCGAATCGCTGCTCGCTTTCAGCGATCACGCCGGCGGCGCGCTGGCCAGCCGTGACCTGGGCGCTTTCAGCGAAGCACAAGCCAGCGCCGAATGGCACCTGGCCCTGACTCCCCGACTTTCGCTCGATCTTCAAATCGGACGCATCCAGCGCCAGAAAGTCGATGAAGCCGTGATCCGCAACGTGCCCGATGAGCGCTTCACCAGCCTGCGCATGAACTGGCAGGAAAGGGGCGAACAATTCTCGCTGCTGGCCGAAGATCGTCACAGCCTGAGCAACTACCAGCCGCGGCAAATCGAATACGAACATCGCATCGACGATCGCCTGTCGCTGCGTATCGGACTGGGACAAAACCTGCCCAGCCAGGACAGTACCGCGCTACGTATCGCCGGGATGAAAGACCGCTTTTCTGCCGGACTGAATTATCAACTCAGCCGCCTCGACCGGTTCAGCCTGGAACAATTCAGCGAACGCTACGCCCTGCAAACCGGCTCGGCGATTGGTCGCGGGCAGCACACCTCCCTCGTCTTCGCCCACGCACTGCGCCAGGAAAGCCGCGATCTCGAACTCAGCGCTTTCTGGTCAGCCCACCGCTTCAGCCGCGAAGACAGCTACAGCGACGCCGCACTACTCCCGCTCCTCCCGGCCAGCATTGCCAATCTCGGCGAACTGCGCCCGGATTTCTTCCTGCCGGAAAATTTCAATTTCTACGGCCTGCGCCTGTCGACAGACATGCGCTACGAGCGGGAATACACTCGCGCCATCCGGCCTTACGCCAGCTTGAGCCGAACCTGGCACAGCGAACTGGGCCCCGGCTATGACGTCCGCCTGGGCCTGGCCGGCAGCCTGCTCGGCGCCGACCATTTCAGCCTGACCTGGGGACAAGCACGCGGCGGGCCGCAAACCGGCGGCCTGACGCGTGACCTGAATTTCAATTACCGCATGCATTACTGACACTTTGACCGGAAGCCCGATATGACCAGCACATTCCGCACCCTGCTCCTTGCCGCACTGACCCTGTTGGCCAGCGCCTGCTCGACGCTTGACCGCAGCCCACCCCCGGCGCTCGAACGCCAGGCCAACTGGGTGGTCCTGCCCTTTGCCAATCACACCGAAACGCCGCTGGCCGGCCAGCGTGCCGAGGCAATTGCCGAAGCGATCCTGCACAGCAACGGGATCAGCAAGGTCAAGCGCTACCCAAGCAACCTGCAGCAAGAAGCGCTGTTCGATGCCGGCGAACGCCGCCAGCAGGAAGAAGCCCTGGCCTGGGCGCGCCAGCAAGGCGCACGCTACGCGTTGGCCGGCGCGGTCGACGAATGGCGCTACAAAGTCGGGGTCGATGGCGAACCGGCTGCCGGTGTCGCCCTGCAAATCATTGATGTCGGCAGTGGCGATACACTGTGGAGCGGTTCCGGCGGCAAAAGCGGCTGGAGCCGTGAAGCCCTCTCCGCCGTCGCCCAGCAACTGATCCGCAGCCTGCTCGGCAGCGGCCTGTCCGGCGCCCGCTGAGCCAGCCATGGGCTTACTTGATCTCAAGGCGCCGAGCCAGGCCGGCACAATGACCGAAGCAACCGGGCAAAGCTCGGCGCTCGATCCCGGCACGCCGCAATGGAGCGTGTTCGGTCAGTTGACCTCGCCCGTCACTCACCCTTGGGCCATTGTCGGCGAAACCATCCTGCTTCCGTTGATCGCCGTCAGCCTCGGGCTCTGGCTGAATCCGGACGACCCGCTGTGGGTCCATGCCAGTTTCCCCTGGGCCTGGTTCGCCCCTGTCGTCCTGGCCTTGCGCTACGGCCCGCTGACCGGCATTGGCGGCGCAGCGATGCTGCTCCTGGTATGGCTGGCACTGAATCTGGTTCACCCGGCCGAATTCCCCAAGCTGTTTTTCCTCGGCGGACTGATCCTGGTCATGGTCATCGGCGAATTCTCCAGCTTGTGGCTGGCCCGCGCCCGTCGAGCCGAAGCCATTCAACGCTATCTCGACCAGCGGCTTGAGTTCCTGACCCACCAGTACTACCTGCTACGCCTCTCGCACGACCGTCTGGAGCAAGACTTGATCAGCCGCCCGATGGCGATGCGCGATGCGCTTGGCGCCATGCGCAACCATATCGCCACCGAGCAGATGGACTCCGACTCGGCCGGTGCATCAGCCCTGCTCAGGCTGTTGGCCCAGTACTGCCAGTTGGAGGTGGCCGCGCTGCACTACCTGGTCGACGAACGCCTGCAAACAACAGCGATTGCCACGCTGGGCAACACCTCGCCGCTACAGGCCGACGATCCGCTGATCGAGCATGCCATGCAGACCGGCCACCTGTGCCACATTGCCCAGTCGCTCAACCAGAGCGAACAATCGAGCCGCTACCTGATCGCTGCGCCCCTGAACAACCTCGACGGTGAATGTTTCGGCCTGCTGCTCGTCGAACAAATGCCGTTTTTTTCACTGCAGGATGAAACGCTGCAAACCATCAACCTGCTGCTCGGCTACTACGCCGACAGCCTGTCGATGCATGCACTGGCCGCCCAGATTCGCCGCAAAGAACCGGACTGCCCGCCAGAGTTTGCCTTCGAACTGCAACGCCTTTGGCACATTCGTCAAAGTTCGCAAGTCAGCAGCGTCGTCGTTGCACTGGAAATCCAGTCGCGCCCGGGCATGCCGGATGTCGCACAACAAATCCAGCGCCAGAAACGTGCGCTTGATGAAAACTGGCTGATTCAGGACGTCGACCGCAGCATCCTGGCCACACTGATGCCGCTCTCCGGACAATCGGCGGCCGAAGGCTATCTCAGTCGCCTGGAAATGTGGGCCCATCAAAAAAGCGGCCAGACCCTCGCCGAGCTCGGCATCTTCGGCCACATCCTGCCGCTCGACACCGATCCACCGCTCGCCCTGCTGCAACGTTTAAACGAAATCGCCCATGCTTCAGCACAAACTCGGCCTCTACGCCCTCACGCTTGAGCTGAGCGCCTGGAGCGGCGGTGCGCTGCTGACCAGCCACAGCGACAGCGTGTTGCTCTGGTACCTGGTCTTTCACGGTGCCGCCAGCCTGATGCTCGCCAGCTTCGGCATTCTGTTCCTGCCGCCGGCACTGGCTCGCCCACGTCGCCCGGTCCTCCTGCTGATGGCCGGCTGCAGCTACGCCATCCCGGTTTTCGGCTTTGTCGGCGTGCTGATCGGCATTGTCATCCTGCGCACCTATCGCCCCAAGGAGCTGAACAGGCCATTCGAATCCCTGCAACTGCCCGAATTCGATCCGCATCAGCACAGCACCGGCGGCTTCCGGCAATCCGGTCTGCGCTCTTTTCTCGGCAACACGCGCGCCCCGATGGCCTCGCGGCTCGGCGCCCTGGTCGCCCTGCAATATGTTTCCGGCCGCGTGGCCTCGCCCTTGTTGCGCGACGTGCTGGCCGACCCGAGCGAAGACATCCGCTTGCTGGCCTATGGCATGCTGGACAATCAGGAAAAGCGGATCAACCAGGCGATCGACGAGGAGCTGAAACACTGGGCCGAGGCGACAAACGCCGACAACGACCAGGAGAGTGGCGCTCAGGCACAAGCCGCAGCCCGGCGCCTGTCCGATCTGTATTGGGAGTTGATCTACCAGGAACTGGTACAGGGTGACTTGCGCATCCATGCCCTGTCCGAATCCTCGCGCTACTGCCAGATCGTGCTTGATCACGAACCCGACAATCCGGCCCTGAACCTGCGTCAGGGACGCCTGCTGCACGATCTGGGCCAACCGGAAAAAGCCGAAGCGGCGTATCTCAAGGCGCTCAAGCTCGGCCTGCCATCGACCCGCGTCTTGCCCTACCTGGCCGAGCTGCGTTTCGATCAGGGCAACTTTGCCGGCACGCGCACCCTGATGGCCGAACTAGGCGACTGGTCAGCCCTGCCCAGACTGCGCCCGATCATTGAATACTGGAATAGCAAATGACTTACCCGACGGCTGAAGAAGCCGATATCGCCCTCTTGCTGGAAGGCACGTTTCCTTACGTCAGCGGCGGCGTCTCAAGCTGGGTCAACCAGATCATCCGGGCGTATCCGGAATATCGTTTCGCCCTGATTTTCCTCGGCAGCCGGCGTGAGGATTACAAAGGGTTCAAATATGAACTCCCGGCCAATGTCGTGCACTTCGAGGAACACTTTCTCTACGACGACATTGCCTCGCACGAAAAGCCTTCGCCACGCACCGGCGACGCCGAGGCGTTTGCCCAGGCCGCCAGACTGCATGAAAAGTTCGTCCCCGGCACGCCGCATGGCGAAGCCATGGCCGCCTTCCGCGATGTCGCCCATGCCATGATGCCGGGCGGCAAGCTGACGCTCGAGGATTTTCTGCACAGCGAACGCGCCTGGGAGATCGTCTGCGAGCGCTACCGCAAATTCTGTACCGATCCTTCGTTCGTCGATTTCTTCTGGACGGTGCGCATCATGCACGCCCCACTCTGGAAGCTTTCCCGGATTGCCCACGGCCTGCTCAAGGTCAAGGCCCTGCATACCGTATCGACCGGCTATGCCGGCTTCCTCGGCGCGCTGATCCGCCAGACGCGCGGTACCCCGCTGATCCTCTCGGAACACGGCATCTACACCAAGGAACGCAAGATCGACCTGTTCAAGAGCGAGTGGATCCGCGACAACCGCAACGTCTTCCAGCGCGACCCGACCGAACTGTCCTACTTCCGCCAGATGTGGATCCATTTTTTCGAATGGCTGGGCCGCTTCTGCTACGACGCCGCCGACCCGATCATCGCCCTCTACGAACAGAACCGGCTACGCCAGGTGGCAGATGGCGCGGTCGACGACCGTACATTCAACATTCCGAACGGCATCAGTCTCCAGCGTTTTGCCCCGCTACGCGCCCTCCGCCCGAGCGAAGTGCCGCAGGTGCTCTGCCTGATCGGCCGGGTCGTCCCGATCAAGGACATCAAAACCTTCATCCGGGCCATGCGCCGCGTCGTCAATCACCTGCCGCAGGCCGAAGGCTGGATTGCCGGCCCGGAAGATGAAGACCCGGCCTACGCCGAAGAATGCCGTAATCTGGTACGCAGTCTCGGCCTGGAAAACAACGTCAAATTTCTCGGTTTCCAGAAAATTGACGACCTGATGCCCAAGATCGGCCTGACCATCCTCTCGTCGATCAGCGAAGCCTTGCCGCTGGTCATTCTCGAAGGCTACGCGGCGGGTGTGCCGACCATATCGACCGACGTTGGCTCCTGCCGCCAGTTGATCGAGGGCCTCGCTCCGGAAGACAAGGCGCTCGGCGTTTCGGGCGCAGTCGTCAGCATTGCCGATCCGCAGGCCCTGGCCGATGCGGCGATTGCCCTGCTGCGCGCACCGGAACAATGGCAAGCCGCCAGCCGGGCCGGCATCGCACGGGTCGAACGCTATTACACCGACACCTTGATGTTCGGCCATTACCGGGATGTTTACGAACAGGCGCTGGCCGCCGCGACGGAAGGGCGCTGAGCATGGCCGGGATCGGTTTCGAATTACGTCGCCTGCTGCGCAAGAACACCCTGCTCGGCCTGGTCGAGGCCTACACCTACGCCGGGATCATTGGCTCCGGCCCCTGGGTTTTTTCGATTCTCGGCATCCTGCTGGTCGGCCTGATCAGTGCCAGCTTCGTCACCCCATCCGTCTTGATCACCCAGTTCCAGACTTCGGTCACCTACCTCGTGGCCGTCAGCCTGGTCGTCACCGGTCTTGTCCAGCTCGCCTTTACCCGCTTCGTCTCGGATCGCCTTTTCGAGAAACGCAACGACTGGATCATGCCCAATCTCAACGGCTTGCTGCTCGTCGTCGTACTGGTTTCCGGCGCCCTCGGCAGCCTCTGCCTGTTCCTGGTTTTCCCCGGTCTGGGCCTGCTTTACCGGCTATTGATGCTGGCCGGTTTCGTCCTGATGTGCGCCGTCTGGGTGATGACTGTCTTTCTCTCGGGGATGAAGCGTTACCACGCCATCGTCATCCTGTTTGGCATTGCTTACTCGATTATTGTCGGGCTTTCGCTGATTCTCCGGCGCTACGGGCTGGAAGGCCTGCTCGGCGGATTCGTCATCGGCCATTTCGTGCTGGTTGCCGGCATGTGGCTGCTCACCGCCCGCGACTTTCTGCCACGCGAACGCCTGATCAGTTTCGATTTCGCCGACCGCGACAAAATCTACCCCAGCCTGATGGCCGTCGGCCTGCTCTACAACCTCGGCGTCTGGGTCGACAAATTCATGTTCTGGTATTTCCCCGGCACCTCGGACCCAATCATCGGCGGCTTGCGCGCCTCGCTGATCTACGACCTGCCGGTTTTCCTGTCCTATCTCTCGATCATTCCCGGCATGGCGGTCTTCCTTGTGCGCATCGAAACCGATTTCGTCGAGTTCTACGACAAGTTCTACAACGCCGTTCGCAGCGGCGGCTCACTCGAATTCATCGAGAACATGCGCGATGAAATGGTTTATTCGATCCAGCAAGGACTGAGCGAAATCGGCAAGATCCAGACCCTGGCAGTACTCGCCACTTTCGTAGCCGGCCCGGCCTTGCTGCACAGCCTGGACATCAGCGAACTGTACCTGCCGCTGCTTTACGTCCAGGTCATCGGCGCCGGCCTGCAAGTCGGGCTGATGGCGGTACTCAACGTCTTCTTTTACCTCGATCAGC
It encodes:
- the pelG gene encoding exopolysaccharide Pel transporter PelG, whose protein sequence is MAGIGFELRRLLRKNTLLGLVEAYTYAGIIGSGPWVFSILGILLVGLISASFVTPSVLITQFQTSVTYLVAVSLVVTGLVQLAFTRFVSDRLFEKRNDWIMPNLNGLLLVVVLVSGALGSLCLFLVFPGLGLLYRLLMLAGFVLMCAVWVMTVFLSGMKRYHAIVILFGIAYSIIVGLSLILRRYGLEGLLGGFVIGHFVLVAGMWLLTARDFLPRERLISFDFADRDKIYPSLMAVGLLYNLGVWVDKFMFWYFPGTSDPIIGGLRASLIYDLPVFLSYLSIIPGMAVFLVRIETDFVEFYDKFYNAVRSGGSLEFIENMRDEMVYSIQQGLSEIGKIQTLAVLATFVAGPALLHSLDISELYLPLLYVQVIGAGLQVGLMAVLNVFFYLDQRRIVLFLCAEFVILNIALTALTLYWGAALYGYGFTLAVLITLITGLYLLSRSLNRLEYETFMLQ